A region of Corynebacterium glucuronolyticum DSM 44120 DNA encodes the following proteins:
- a CDS encoding ATP-dependent DNA helicase, whose amino-acid sequence MEEIQELLTQAVEAIGGSPRPGQQKMADAVAHAFDSGRHLAVQAGTGTGKSLAYLVPSLHYAHEEDACVIVATATLALQRQLVERDLPRLVEALDGDYTYAILKGRSNYVCLNKLAVETALIGAEDYQWMKPHLDRVYEWADETDTGDRDHLDPGVPQQVWAKVSTTAQECPGASVCPHGDECFAEKAKAQARGVDVVVTNHALLAIDATSPIDILPAHDAVVIDEAHELVDKITDVSTATISVMALKMAATRAEKIVGKHSDGVDKLREVTGDLEEILPALPLGRWEESTPDEAKAPLAGVGDALDAVYTELSLTEDDAEGDPEGYAEKRSLMSHVQTLIDGLERMLEGSDADVVWLEKDLRDERRLMVAPLSVASVLADNLFGTNTTVLTSATLALGGKFDAMARAWGLTDLPWDSLDVGTPFDTQGSAIMYLSRHLPPPGRDGLTDELLDELEHLILAAGGRTLGLFSSKRAAVEATEALRPRLPFDIYCQGDDAIGALIEQFAANENSCLFGTLSLWQGVDVPGPSLSLVTIDRIPFPRPDDPLSQARKEATDARGGNGFMQVAASHAALLMAQGAGRLLRATTDRGVVAILDSRIATKRYGSFILRSIPPMWTTTDLDTVTGALKRLIAARHKG is encoded by the coding sequence TTGGAGGAAATCCAGGAGCTTCTGACTCAGGCGGTCGAAGCCATTGGTGGATCGCCACGACCCGGCCAACAAAAGATGGCCGATGCCGTGGCGCACGCCTTTGACTCCGGCCGCCACCTCGCTGTACAAGCGGGGACAGGAACCGGCAAGTCGCTGGCGTACCTCGTGCCGTCGCTGCACTATGCCCACGAGGAGGATGCCTGTGTCATCGTCGCCACGGCGACCCTGGCCTTGCAGCGGCAGCTCGTCGAACGCGACCTGCCGCGGCTGGTAGAAGCCCTGGATGGGGACTACACCTACGCCATCTTGAAGGGCCGCTCCAACTACGTGTGCCTGAACAAGCTCGCCGTCGAGACGGCGCTCATTGGTGCCGAGGATTACCAGTGGATGAAACCCCACCTCGACCGCGTGTATGAGTGGGCCGACGAGACCGACACAGGCGACCGCGATCACCTCGACCCCGGGGTTCCGCAGCAGGTGTGGGCAAAGGTGTCCACCACCGCGCAGGAGTGCCCGGGGGCATCCGTTTGCCCGCACGGCGACGAGTGCTTCGCTGAGAAAGCGAAGGCGCAAGCCCGTGGCGTGGACGTGGTGGTGACCAACCACGCGCTGCTCGCCATCGACGCGACCAGCCCCATCGATATCCTTCCCGCCCACGATGCCGTCGTCATCGACGAGGCGCACGAGCTCGTGGACAAGATCACCGACGTCTCCACAGCCACCATCAGTGTGATGGCGCTGAAGATGGCGGCAACGCGGGCGGAGAAGATCGTCGGCAAGCACTCGGACGGTGTGGACAAGCTGCGTGAAGTGACAGGAGACCTGGAGGAGATCCTCCCCGCGCTGCCACTCGGCCGGTGGGAGGAGTCCACCCCCGACGAAGCGAAGGCCCCGCTGGCGGGCGTGGGGGATGCCCTGGATGCTGTGTACACCGAGCTCTCCCTCACCGAAGACGATGCCGAGGGCGACCCGGAGGGCTACGCCGAAAAACGCAGCCTCATGAGCCACGTCCAAACGCTGATCGACGGCCTCGAGCGGATGCTTGAAGGCTCCGACGCTGATGTCGTGTGGTTGGAAAAGGACCTCCGCGACGAACGCCGCCTCATGGTGGCGCCCCTATCCGTTGCCAGCGTCCTCGCCGACAACCTCTTTGGCACCAACACGACCGTCCTCACAAGCGCCACCCTCGCACTTGGCGGCAAATTCGACGCCATGGCACGCGCCTGGGGGCTCACTGACCTGCCGTGGGACTCCCTCGACGTGGGCACCCCCTTCGACACCCAGGGCTCCGCCATCATGTACCTGTCCAGGCATCTGCCCCCGCCCGGGCGCGACGGGCTCACCGACGAGCTTCTCGACGAACTGGAGCACCTCATCCTCGCCGCCGGCGGCCGCACACTCGGCTTGTTCTCCTCAAAGCGCGCCGCCGTCGAGGCCACCGAGGCGCTGCGCCCCCGCCTCCCCTTCGACATCTACTGCCAGGGCGACGACGCCATCGGCGCGCTCATCGAACAGTTCGCCGCCAACGAGAACTCCTGCCTCTTCGGCACCCTCAGCCTCTGGCAGGGTGTCGACGTGCCGGGACCGTCCCTCTCGCTGGTGACCATCGACCGCATCCCCTTCCCCCGCCCCGACGACCCCCTCAGCCAGGCCCGCAAGGAGGCCACCGATGCCCGCGGAGGAAACGGTTTCATGCAGGTGGCAGCATCGCACGCCGCCCTGCTCATGGCGCAGGGCGCGGGCCGTCTGCTGCGTGCAACCACCGACCGGGGTGTTGTCGCGATCCTCGATTCCCGCATCGCCACGAAGCGCTACGGATCTTTCATCCTGCGCTCCATCCCGCCCATGTGGACCACAACCGACCTCGACACCGTCACCGGTGCCCTCAAGCGGCTCATCGCCGCACGGCACAAAGGGTAG
- a CDS encoding aminoacyl-tRNA hydrolase, with the protein MRRSYDALVTGLHDSTHSDGDEEYAMALVVNLPKQDKPHRNDVLVAAGQAVVATVLDPRAADNPEFARWYGKRIRKITRRARNIAWERVQDVPGVTVTHGTASVRAFVPAPVHATDPRVDKLQIGGTDLPFDEYQGSSQGICGVFIDTSLKMSLGKATAQVGHATMLFAASRPYSEVEAWATAGFPLTVREVSHEEFIAEASRADAVVVHDAGFTEVAPGSATVVAVPRGADT; encoded by the coding sequence ATGCGACGTTCCTACGACGCTCTCGTCACCGGCCTGCACGACAGTACGCACAGTGACGGCGACGAGGAATACGCCATGGCCCTCGTTGTCAACCTACCCAAGCAGGACAAGCCACACCGCAACGATGTACTCGTTGCGGCTGGACAGGCCGTTGTGGCGACGGTGCTCGACCCGCGGGCAGCGGACAACCCGGAGTTTGCGCGCTGGTACGGAAAGCGGATTAGGAAGATCACGCGGCGGGCGCGCAACATCGCCTGGGAGCGCGTACAGGATGTCCCCGGAGTGACGGTTACCCACGGCACCGCCTCCGTCCGTGCCTTCGTCCCAGCGCCCGTTCATGCAACCGACCCCCGTGTAGATAAATTGCAGATTGGTGGCACCGATCTTCCGTTTGATGAATACCAAGGGAGTTCCCAGGGAATTTGTGGGGTATTCATTGATACGTCCCTTAAAATGTCCCTTGGAAAAGCAACAGCCCAAGTTGGGCACGCGACAATGCTCTTCGCTGCGTCACGGCCATACTCAGAGGTCGAGGCGTGGGCCACGGCAGGGTTCCCACTCACAGTGAGGGAAGTCAGCCATGAGGAGTTTATCGCAGAGGCCTCCCGCGCCGATGCCGTGGTTGTCCACGATGCCGGTTTTACGGAGGTAGCTCCAGGCTCCGCTACGGTTGTTGCCGTACCGCGAGGTGCAGACACCTAG
- a CDS encoding class I adenylate-forming enzyme family protein: MTALSYPEETLPELVFSHQNELTATAMIDTNRSITFGDLALEIEHVAAGLRAVGIEPGDVVGVRLANSIDFAAAFHACIVAGVIVMPIGGEVPDDPRPAYIMDTSTYPALAACEERIEIGSVPVNLDGPCCYPISSGTTGAPKVVVLTHRNLVANTVQFGAKVPVPHGSVCQSVLPFSHIYGLTALLNVPLYLGATVVAMPFEAERFITAHEKYHVHTTFIAPPLATLLARHPLVDSTDFSSLKYMIVGAAALNVADGTKAAERTGSRMLQGYGMTEASPVTHLTTASTTPLSSIGHPLPDTEQRIVDPGTITDVPQGEVGELWVAGPQVMAGYYHNPTATDATLVGRWLRTGDLARVLPGGEVEIVDRLKDVIKYHGYQVSPVKLEALITACPGVTDAAVVRELHDGEEIPAAYVVGTATAEQIMAFVAERVPGYEKIRAVHHVEAIPRSAAGKILRRELRARDTQVS; encoded by the coding sequence ATGACCGCCCTCTCCTACCCTGAGGAAACACTGCCCGAGCTCGTCTTTTCCCACCAGAATGAGCTCACGGCAACGGCGATGATCGACACCAACCGGTCCATCACCTTCGGCGACCTCGCCCTCGAAATCGAGCACGTCGCCGCTGGGCTGCGCGCAGTCGGCATCGAGCCTGGGGATGTCGTCGGCGTGCGATTGGCCAATTCCATCGACTTCGCCGCTGCCTTCCACGCCTGCATCGTCGCCGGTGTGATCGTCATGCCCATCGGCGGGGAAGTACCGGATGACCCCCGGCCGGCCTACATCATGGATACCTCCACCTACCCGGCGCTCGCCGCATGCGAGGAGCGGATCGAAATCGGCTCCGTGCCTGTGAACCTCGACGGGCCATGCTGCTACCCCATTTCCTCCGGCACGACCGGGGCACCGAAGGTCGTGGTGCTGACCCACCGCAACCTCGTGGCCAACACAGTCCAATTTGGCGCGAAGGTACCGGTGCCGCACGGCAGCGTGTGCCAGTCTGTCCTGCCATTTAGCCACATTTATGGGCTCACCGCCCTCTTGAATGTGCCGTTGTATCTCGGTGCCACCGTCGTGGCGATGCCGTTTGAGGCGGAGCGGTTCATTACCGCCCACGAGAAATATCACGTGCATACCACGTTTATCGCCCCGCCCCTGGCCACGCTCCTTGCCCGCCACCCGCTCGTCGATTCGACCGACTTCTCCTCTCTGAAATACATGATCGTGGGCGCGGCTGCCCTCAACGTAGCCGACGGCACAAAGGCGGCGGAGCGGACCGGCTCACGCATGCTGCAGGGCTACGGCATGACGGAGGCTTCCCCCGTCACCCACCTGACCACCGCCTCGACCACTCCGCTGAGTTCAATCGGGCACCCGCTACCGGACACGGAGCAGCGCATCGTCGATCCCGGCACGATTACGGACGTGCCCCAGGGTGAGGTCGGTGAGTTGTGGGTCGCAGGTCCCCAGGTCATGGCGGGCTACTACCACAACCCCACAGCAACCGATGCGACGCTTGTGGGCAGGTGGCTGCGCACGGGCGATCTCGCGCGCGTGTTGCCCGGGGGCGAGGTGGAGATCGTCGACAGGCTGAAAGACGTGATCAAGTACCACGGCTACCAGGTCTCACCCGTCAAGCTCGAGGCACTCATCACCGCCTGCCCTGGGGTCACCGATGCAGCTGTCGTCCGGGAGCTCCACGACGGCGAGGAAATCCCCGCCGCCTACGTCGTGGGAACCGCAACGGCGGAGCAGATCATGGCCTTCGTCGCCGAGCGCGTCCCCGGCTATGAGAAGATCCGCGCCGTCCACCATGTGGAGGCCATCCCCCGTTCGGCAGCGGGCAAAATCCTCCGCCGGGAGCTGCGTGCTCGGGACACCCAGGTTTCCTAA
- the clpS gene encoding ATP-dependent Clp protease adapter ClpS, producing the protein MSMPASPLATPDVDVDVEVATSENLPWMCIVWDDPVNLMSYVTHVFMTMLGYSRKRATELMMQVHTEGKAVVSSGERDKVEADVKKMHTAGLWATMQQGG; encoded by the coding sequence ATGAGCATGCCCGCTTCGCCACTGGCAACACCCGACGTTGATGTGGACGTGGAGGTTGCGACCTCGGAGAACCTGCCGTGGATGTGCATCGTCTGGGATGACCCCGTCAACCTGATGAGCTACGTCACGCACGTGTTCATGACCATGCTGGGCTACTCGCGCAAGCGAGCCACGGAGCTCATGATGCAGGTACACACGGAGGGGAAAGCTGTTGTCTCCTCCGGCGAACGCGACAAGGTAGAAGCTGACGTCAAGAAAATGCACACAGCCGGGCTGTGGGCAACAATGCAGCAGGGGGGATAA
- a CDS encoding P1 family peptidase, with the protein MIHVGHATLGDTGCTVIACPEGALAAVDVRGGGPGTRETDLLEAHNTVEKVHAIVLSGGSAFGLAAADGVMLGLEERGIGFPVIDGGPVVPIVPAAVIFDLFVGSSTHRPTLVDGQTALSAALAADGDPAKVDVGSVGAGTAATAGRISGGFGTATVSAGEYEVTAYIVANPMGDVVDPATHCLWDTDLKVDYEKFSALTPPRPKLNTTIGCVTTNAPVAPGQLKRLAMVAHDGLARAVRPSHSPLDGDTIFALADPVDPGASTGIGAGNGPDIDMVTLCAASADATQKAIQCAITHAAGTHGRLAFRDIAL; encoded by the coding sequence GTGATCCACGTAGGACACGCCACACTGGGGGACACAGGCTGCACGGTCATCGCGTGCCCGGAGGGGGCCTTGGCGGCCGTGGATGTTCGTGGTGGTGGCCCCGGCACCCGCGAAACGGACCTCCTGGAAGCCCACAACACAGTAGAAAAGGTGCACGCCATCGTCCTCTCCGGCGGTTCCGCCTTCGGTCTTGCCGCCGCCGACGGTGTCATGCTCGGGCTGGAGGAACGCGGCATCGGCTTTCCCGTCATCGACGGCGGGCCGGTGGTTCCGATCGTTCCCGCAGCCGTCATCTTCGACCTCTTCGTCGGCTCGTCTACGCACCGCCCCACGCTTGTCGACGGTCAAACCGCCCTTTCCGCAGCCCTAGCCGCCGACGGTGACCCGGCGAAGGTAGACGTCGGCTCCGTGGGTGCCGGCACAGCAGCGACCGCAGGTAGGATCTCCGGCGGCTTCGGCACAGCCACCGTTTCTGCAGGAGAATACGAGGTCACGGCGTATATCGTCGCCAACCCCATGGGGGATGTTGTCGACCCTGCAACGCACTGCCTGTGGGACACAGATCTAAAGGTCGATTACGAAAAGTTCTCTGCCCTCACCCCGCCTCGCCCGAAGCTCAACACCACCATCGGCTGCGTGACAACGAACGCGCCGGTCGCGCCGGGGCAGCTGAAGCGCCTGGCGATGGTCGCCCACGACGGGCTCGCCCGCGCCGTCCGCCCGAGTCACTCGCCCCTCGACGGTGACACGATCTTCGCGCTAGCTGATCCCGTAGACCCCGGCGCATCCACAGGAATTGGCGCAGGCAATGGCCCAGACATCGATATGGTGACGCTGTGCGCGGCTAGTGCCGATGCGACTCAAAAGGCCATCCAGTGCGCGATCACCCATGCTGCGGGCACACACGGGCGGCTGGCGTTTCGGGACATCGCGCTGTAG
- a CDS encoding nicotinate phosphoribosyltransferase, which translates to MENKSSALFTDMYELTMLQASLRDGTADRQCAFEVFTRRLTNQRRYGVVAGTARVLEAVKNFVFSEEQLASLDFLDKKTIEFLRNYRFSGDIDGYPEGELYFPNSPLLTVRGTFAECVVLETVILSIMNADSAVATAAARMVVAADGRPIIEMGSRRTHEHNAVTAARAAYLAGFTATSNLEAAYRYGIPASGTAAHAWTLVHVNPDGTPNEEAAFRSQIETMGLDTVLLVDTYDIDKGVRTAIDVAGPKLGGIRIDSGDLGPMTRRVRKLLDELGAVDTKIVVSSDLDEFSIAGLRGDPVDSFGVGTSVVTGSGAPTAEMVYKLVEVDGIPVAKRSSAKKMVPGAKRAIRTSRASGTCVEEIVFPFHNEIPDVGNFHYKELTRPLIRSGEVVDDQPTIEESRKLLAENLVSLPWEGLALSKDEPAIGTRFVGF; encoded by the coding sequence ATGGAAAACAAGTCCAGTGCGCTTTTCACTGACATGTACGAGTTGACGATGCTCCAGGCCTCACTGAGGGATGGCACCGCCGACCGTCAGTGCGCCTTCGAAGTCTTCACCCGTCGCCTCACCAACCAGCGCCGCTACGGCGTTGTTGCCGGGACAGCGCGCGTTCTTGAAGCAGTTAAGAATTTCGTCTTTAGCGAGGAACAGCTCGCAAGCCTCGACTTCCTGGATAAGAAAACGATCGAGTTCTTGCGCAATTACCGCTTCTCTGGGGATATCGACGGATACCCCGAGGGGGAACTGTACTTCCCCAACTCCCCGCTGCTCACCGTGCGTGGCACCTTCGCCGAGTGCGTTGTGCTCGAAACCGTCATCCTCTCCATCATGAACGCGGATTCCGCCGTCGCCACGGCCGCCGCCCGCATGGTGGTAGCAGCCGACGGCCGACCGATCATCGAGATGGGTTCCCGCCGCACGCACGAGCACAACGCCGTGACCGCAGCCCGCGCAGCCTACCTCGCTGGTTTCACCGCCACGAGCAACCTCGAGGCGGCCTACCGTTACGGCATCCCGGCATCCGGCACCGCCGCCCACGCGTGGACGCTTGTGCACGTCAATCCCGACGGCACCCCGAACGAGGAGGCGGCGTTCCGCTCCCAGATTGAGACGATGGGTCTCGACACTGTCCTGCTCGTGGACACGTACGACATCGACAAGGGCGTCCGCACGGCAATCGACGTTGCCGGCCCGAAGCTCGGCGGCATCCGCATTGACTCCGGCGACCTCGGACCGATGACCCGTCGCGTGCGCAAGCTCCTCGACGAGCTCGGCGCGGTGGATACGAAGATCGTCGTATCCAGCGACCTCGATGAGTTCTCCATCGCCGGCCTCCGCGGCGACCCGGTCGATTCCTTCGGTGTTGGCACCTCTGTCGTCACCGGCTCCGGGGCACCGACGGCGGAGATGGTGTACAAGCTCGTGGAGGTCGACGGCATTCCGGTGGCCAAGCGCAGCTCCGCCAAGAAGATGGTGCCGGGTGCCAAGCGCGCCATCCGTACCAGCCGTGCCTCCGGCACGTGCGTGGAGGAGATCGTCTTCCCGTTCCACAACGAGATTCCGGACGTGGGCAACTTCCACTACAAGGAACTCACTCGCCCGCTCATCCGCAGTGGTGAGGTTGTCGACGACCAGCCGACGATCGAAGAGTCCCGCAAGCTGCTCGCGGAAAACCTCGTCTCCCTGCCGTGGGAGGGCCTCGCGCTGAGCAAGGACGAGCCGGCCATCGGCACCCGATTCGTGGGTTTCTAA
- the ctaD gene encoding aa3-type cytochrome oxidase subunit I: MTAVAPRVDRPVAPERPLPHGTGRRGNIFWELLTTTDHKMLGIMYIVMCYVWYVIGGIMALLIRAELFHPGMQFLSNEQYNQLFTMHGTIMLLAYGTPIVWGFANYIVPLQIGAPDVAFPRLNAFGFWITQIGIVAFCAGFVTPGGAGDFGWTIYAPLSDAIHSPGVGTDFWIVGVGATGVGTLASAINMVTTILCLRAPGMTMFRMPIFVWNIFVASVIALLIFPVLTAAALGVLYDRKLGGHIFSAGNGGALLWQHLFWFFGHPEVYVLALPFFGIVSEIVPVFSRKPMFGYVGLIFATLSIGGLSMAVWAHHLYPTGAVLLPFFSFMTFLIAVPTGMKFFNWVGTMWKGHITMETPMLWTVGFLATFLFGGMTGIMLASPPLDFHIADSYFLVAHFHYTLFGTIFLSATAGVYFWFPKMTGRMLDETLGKIHFWLTFIGFHATFMVQHWLGNMGMARRYADYLDTDGFTLLNQVSTVGSLILGISVLPFFWNVFKSWRYGEVVTVDDPWGYGNSLEWATSCPPPSHNFTSLPRIRSERPAFELHYPHLVEQARAEMHVGRH; encoded by the coding sequence ATGACCGCTGTTGCGCCAAGGGTTGACCGTCCGGTCGCACCCGAACGGCCACTTCCGCACGGTACCGGTCGTAGGGGCAATATCTTCTGGGAATTGCTCACCACGACGGACCACAAAATGCTGGGCATTATGTACATCGTCATGTGCTACGTATGGTACGTGATCGGTGGCATCATGGCCCTTCTTATTCGTGCTGAGCTGTTCCACCCCGGAATGCAGTTCTTGTCTAACGAGCAGTACAACCAGCTGTTCACCATGCATGGCACGATCATGCTGCTGGCATACGGCACGCCAATCGTGTGGGGCTTTGCTAACTACATTGTTCCTCTTCAGATCGGTGCCCCCGATGTTGCTTTCCCGCGTTTGAACGCCTTCGGCTTCTGGATCACCCAGATCGGTATCGTTGCGTTCTGTGCTGGCTTCGTCACCCCTGGTGGCGCCGGTGACTTCGGCTGGACGATTTACGCTCCGCTGAGCGATGCTATCCACTCTCCTGGTGTTGGCACTGACTTCTGGATTGTCGGTGTGGGTGCTACCGGTGTCGGTACTCTTGCCTCCGCCATCAACATGGTCACCACCATCCTGTGCCTCCGCGCACCAGGTATGACGATGTTCCGTATGCCGATCTTCGTCTGGAACATTTTCGTTGCTTCTGTTATCGCGCTCCTCATCTTCCCGGTTCTGACCGCCGCCGCTCTGGGCGTGCTGTACGACCGCAAGCTGGGTGGCCACATCTTCTCGGCCGGCAACGGTGGCGCACTCCTGTGGCAGCACCTGTTCTGGTTCTTCGGACACCCTGAGGTGTACGTCCTGGCACTGCCGTTCTTCGGCATCGTTTCCGAGATTGTCCCGGTATTCAGCCGCAAGCCGATGTTCGGCTACGTTGGCCTGATCTTCGCAACGCTGTCCATCGGTGGCCTGTCCATGGCTGTGTGGGCTCACCACCTATACCCGACGGGCGCTGTGCTCCTTCCGTTCTTCTCCTTCATGACGTTCCTCATCGCCGTTCCTACCGGCATGAAGTTCTTCAACTGGGTGGGCACCATGTGGAAGGGTCACATCACGATGGAGACCCCGATGCTCTGGACCGTCGGCTTCCTGGCAACGTTCCTCTTCGGTGGCATGACCGGCATCATGCTGGCTTCCCCGCCGCTGGACTTCCACATCGCTGATTCCTACTTCCTGGTGGCACACTTCCACTACACCCTGTTCGGTACCATCTTCCTTTCCGCTACCGCTGGCGTGTACTTCTGGTTCCCCAAGATGACTGGCCGTATGCTGGACGAGACGCTGGGTAAGATCCACTTCTGGCTCACCTTCATCGGCTTCCACGCAACGTTCATGGTTCAGCACTGGCTGGGCAACATGGGCATGGCTCGTCGTTACGCCGACTACCTCGACACCGACGGCTTCACCCTCCTCAACCAGGTTTCCACGGTTGGCTCCCTCATCCTCGGCATCTCGGTTCTCCCGTTCTTCTGGAACGTGTTCAAGAGCTGGCGCTACGGCGAGGTCGTCACCGTCGACGATCCGTGGGGCTACGGCAACTCCCTCGAGTGGGCAACCTCCTGCCCGCCGCCGAGCCACAACTTCACCTCTCTGCCGCGCATCCGCTCCGAGCGTCCGGCCTTCGAGCTGCACTACCCGCACCTCGTTGAGCAGGCCCGCGCTGAGATGCATGTCGGAAGGCACTAG
- the serB gene encoding phosphoserine phosphatase SerB, producing the protein MTASHILSVGPNIYSATETLLTGLGSHPLASLTIRRIGDQLLMSTEGSFENTDGIEDNLFNVGQRPETTLATPHERPTHRLVLQAPHFTGPGLFELLDALTDLTEIPSRIDLVSTEPLSVVVAHVALPTEPGENTTQAIRDLSARTGVDIALVPGGRYPFARKLVVMDCDSTLIDAEVIDELASFAGKKAEVAAITDRAMHGELDFSESLRERVACLEGIPDSVFAEVADAISFNPGALDLVAACNELGWSTAVVSGGFTPVLDRLVARAGITYAHANTLEVRDGKLTGKVVGTIVDKHEKARFARACAEREGIPLERVIAIGDGANDMEMVGAAGLGVAYMAKPALKAVADTSLNHSRLDAVLPIAGVL; encoded by the coding sequence ATGACCGCTTCCCACATCCTCTCCGTCGGCCCGAACATCTACTCGGCAACGGAAACACTCCTCACAGGCCTGGGTTCACACCCACTCGCGAGCCTCACCATCCGTCGCATCGGCGACCAGCTCCTCATGAGCACGGAAGGCTCCTTCGAGAACACGGACGGCATCGAGGACAACCTCTTCAACGTCGGACAGCGTCCCGAAACAACGCTCGCTACGCCCCACGAGCGGCCGACGCACCGGCTTGTTCTTCAGGCTCCGCACTTCACGGGGCCCGGTCTCTTTGAGCTTCTCGACGCCCTCACGGACCTCACCGAGATTCCCTCTCGCATCGATCTGGTGAGCACCGAACCTCTGAGCGTTGTTGTTGCACACGTCGCCCTTCCTACCGAGCCAGGGGAGAACACCACACAGGCGATCCGTGACCTCTCCGCACGCACCGGGGTGGACATCGCGCTTGTGCCGGGCGGTCGCTATCCGTTCGCGCGCAAGCTCGTCGTCATGGACTGCGATTCCACCCTCATCGATGCGGAAGTTATCGACGAGCTTGCGAGCTTCGCCGGAAAGAAAGCCGAAGTGGCTGCGATCACCGACCGCGCCATGCACGGCGAACTCGACTTTTCGGAGTCCCTGCGGGAGAGGGTCGCCTGCCTGGAGGGGATCCCCGACAGTGTGTTCGCGGAGGTCGCCGATGCGATTAGCTTCAACCCGGGCGCCCTCGACCTCGTGGCCGCCTGCAATGAGCTGGGGTGGTCGACAGCCGTCGTCTCCGGCGGGTTCACCCCCGTCTTGGATCGTCTCGTGGCCCGCGCGGGGATCACCTATGCGCACGCGAATACCCTCGAGGTGCGCGACGGGAAGCTGACAGGAAAGGTCGTGGGGACGATCGTCGATAAGCATGAAAAGGCACGCTTTGCCCGTGCGTGCGCTGAGCGGGAGGGGATTCCCCTCGAGCGCGTTATCGCCATCGGCGATGGAGCCAACGACATGGAAATGGTGGGGGCAGCGGGCCTCGGGGTGGCCTACATGGCGAAGCCGGCCTTGAAAGCGGTAGCCGACACGTCCCTCAACCACTCCCGCCTCGATGCTGTGCTGCCGATCGCGGGGGTGCTGTAG
- a CDS encoding DUF2017 domain-containing protein, with protein MEAWKKKKPFMRPAHFETVLGPMEREVLGNLASVVAEKLIDRTQSAPKDPLEEITGMSSGHKEPPTDPGLARLLPDFQRAEDEEFDGDNALMRSLTENDICRAKLENLQVIAQKLGPDGNVAVQLTPEEANQWVAAVNDIRLYIASSAPMNGTSEEDRQRLVEWLAYHQDSLLEAML; from the coding sequence ATGGAAGCGTGGAAGAAGAAAAAACCGTTCATGCGGCCCGCGCACTTTGAGACAGTGCTCGGCCCCATGGAGCGGGAAGTGCTCGGCAACCTCGCCTCCGTCGTCGCCGAGAAACTCATCGACCGCACACAAAGCGCACCCAAGGATCCGCTCGAGGAAATCACGGGCATGAGCTCCGGACACAAGGAGCCGCCGACCGATCCGGGGCTAGCCCGCCTCCTGCCCGATTTTCAGCGCGCCGAGGACGAAGAATTCGACGGCGACAATGCCCTCATGCGCAGCCTGACGGAGAACGACATCTGCCGGGCGAAGCTGGAAAACCTGCAGGTGATTGCGCAGAAGCTCGGTCCCGACGGCAACGTTGCTGTGCAGCTGACCCCGGAAGAAGCCAACCAGTGGGTGGCAGCCGTCAACGATATCCGTCTCTACATCGCCTCCTCCGCCCCAATGAACGGGACGAGCGAAGAGGATCGCCAGCGGCTCGTGGAGTGGCTGGCCTACCACCAGGACTCACTTTTGGAGGCCATGCTGTGA
- a CDS encoding rhomboid family intramembrane serine protease produces the protein MNSFSSSDNPRGGYRTPGYTSQFNQYGQSPLVPGTPAPAPQQPRQRGGIKVGLRIAVGFVIVIWAVFIATYLTGGFLSNFGIHPLDPSSLPFILTSPLLHANLSHIISNTMAGAVFAFLVGCSGKRVFWEVTLICTVIGGFGTWVFGGIGTNHIGASGVIYGWLAYLIVRGIFNKSLREILLGVVLAFTYSGLIWGVLPADPSVSWQGHLFGAIGGILCGIFLTSDDPIRPEKTGVQQG, from the coding sequence ATGAATAGTTTTTCTTCCTCTGATAACCCCCGTGGCGGGTACCGCACACCCGGGTACACCAGCCAGTTTAATCAGTACGGACAGTCACCACTCGTGCCGGGCACGCCCGCGCCCGCACCCCAACAGCCCCGTCAACGGGGTGGCATCAAGGTTGGGCTGCGCATCGCGGTAGGGTTCGTCATCGTCATCTGGGCAGTATTCATCGCCACCTATCTCACTGGTGGGTTCCTGTCCAATTTCGGCATTCACCCGCTGGATCCCTCCTCACTGCCGTTCATCCTCACCTCCCCGCTGCTGCACGCCAATCTGTCACACATCATCTCCAACACGATGGCAGGGGCTGTGTTCGCATTCCTCGTCGGCTGCTCCGGCAAGCGGGTGTTCTGGGAAGTTACACTCATCTGCACCGTGATCGGTGGATTCGGAACGTGGGTATTTGGCGGAATCGGCACCAACCATATCGGTGCCTCCGGAGTCATCTACGGATGGCTCGCCTACCTCATCGTCCGAGGTATCTTCAACAAGTCCCTGCGAGAAATCCTCCTCGGTGTCGTTCTCGCATTCACCTATTCCGGTCTCATCTGGGGAGTCCTCCCCGCAGATCCGTCGGTGAGCTGGCAGGGCCACCTGTTCGGCGCAATCGGAGGGATTCTCTGTGGCATTTTCCTCACCTCCGATGACCCGATTCGCCCCGAAAAGACGGGGGTACAGCAGGGATGA